In Enterobacter pseudoroggenkampii, one genomic interval encodes:
- a CDS encoding FxsA family protein, translated as MRWIPFIAFFLYVYIEISIFIQVAHVLGVLLTLILVIFTSVIGMSLVRNQGFKNFLLMQEKMAAGESPAAEMIKSVSLIIAGLLLILPGFFTDFLGLLLLLPPVQKHLTMKLLPHLRFNRMPGGGFSTGPGDTFEGEYQRKDEQHDRLDHKDDR; from the coding sequence GTGCGCTGGATACCGTTTATTGCTTTCTTTCTCTATGTTTACATTGAGATTTCCATTTTCATCCAGGTTGCCCATGTGCTGGGCGTCCTGCTGACGCTGATTCTGGTGATTTTCACCTCCGTCATCGGCATGTCGCTGGTGCGTAATCAGGGTTTCAAAAATTTCCTGTTAATGCAGGAGAAGATGGCCGCAGGCGAAAGCCCGGCAGCGGAGATGATCAAAAGCGTATCGCTGATTATTGCGGGGCTGCTGCTGATCCTGCCGGGGTTCTTCACCGACTTTCTCGGCCTTCTGCTGCTTCTGCCGCCGGTGCAAAAGCACCTGACCATGAAGCTGCTGCCGCATCTGCGCTTTAACCGTATGCCTGGCGGTGGGTTCAGCACCGGGCCAGGCGATACCTTTGAAGGGGAATATCAGCGTAAAGATGAACAGCACGACCGTTTAGACCATAAAGACGATCGGTGA
- a CDS encoding anaerobic C4-dicarboxylate transporter, producing MFGAELVIVLLAIYLGARLGGIGIGFAGGLGVLVLTLIFQIKPGAIPFDVIEIIMAVIAAIAAMQVAGGMDYLVSLAERMLRRHPKYITFLAPLVTWFMTILAGTGHTAFSTLPVITEVAKEQGIRPSRPLSIAVVASQIAITASPISAAVVFFAGILEPMGVSYLTLLAICIPVTLIAVMITAVLCNFLGAELKDDPVYQERLAKGEVSLRGSQVFELKPHAKRSVLLFLIGIVAVMFYATAISDTVGLIQNPVLPRNEAIVVFMLTIATLISITCKIDTSEVLNASTFKSGMSACVCVLGVAWLGDTFVKAHISDIQTVAGDLLHNYPWLLAVVLFFAATLLYSQAATTKALMPAALMLGVTPLTAIASFAAVSALFVLPTYPTLLAAVEMDDTGSTRIGKYVFNHAFLIPGVVAISLCVILGFIIGGVVL from the coding sequence ATGTTTGGAGCAGAACTCGTCATCGTCTTGTTGGCGATTTATTTGGGAGCAAGACTCGGGGGTATCGGCATCGGTTTTGCTGGTGGTCTCGGGGTGCTCGTTCTTACCCTTATCTTTCAGATTAAACCCGGCGCAATCCCGTTTGACGTTATCGAAATCATCATGGCCGTTATTGCCGCTATCGCCGCCATGCAGGTGGCAGGCGGTATGGACTACCTGGTGAGCCTGGCGGAGCGTATGCTGCGCCGCCATCCAAAATACATTACCTTCCTTGCCCCGCTGGTGACCTGGTTTATGACCATTCTCGCCGGTACGGGCCACACCGCCTTCTCCACGCTGCCGGTGATTACCGAAGTGGCGAAAGAGCAGGGTATCCGTCCGTCTCGTCCGCTCTCTATTGCCGTCGTCGCGTCCCAGATTGCGATTACCGCCTCGCCGATTTCCGCTGCGGTGGTCTTCTTCGCCGGTATCCTTGAACCGATGGGCGTGAGCTACCTGACGCTGCTGGCGATCTGTATCCCGGTGACGCTGATTGCAGTGATGATTACTGCCGTGCTGTGTAACTTCCTCGGCGCTGAACTGAAAGACGATCCGGTTTATCAGGAGCGTCTGGCAAAAGGTGAAGTGAGCCTGCGCGGCAGCCAGGTCTTCGAGCTGAAGCCACATGCGAAGCGCTCCGTGCTACTGTTCCTGATTGGGATTGTCGCCGTCATGTTCTATGCGACCGCCATCAGCGATACCGTGGGCCTGATCCAGAACCCGGTCCTGCCGCGTAACGAAGCGATTGTGGTGTTCATGCTGACCATCGCAACACTGATTAGCATCACCTGTAAAATTGATACCAGCGAAGTGCTGAACGCCAGCACCTTCAAATCCGGTATGAGCGCCTGCGTGTGCGTACTGGGCGTGGCGTGGCTCGGTGATACCTTCGTGAAAGCGCACATCAGCGACATTCAGACCGTAGCAGGCGACCTGCTGCACAACTATCCGTGGCTGCTGGCGGTGGTGCTGTTCTTTGCCGCTACCCTGCTTTATTCCCAGGCGGCGACCACCAAAGCGCTGATGCCTGCGGCACTGATGCTGGGCGTTACCCCGCTGACGGCGATTGCCTCTTTCGCGGCGGTTTCTGCCCTGTTCGTTCTGCCAACCTACCCAACCCTGCTGGCTGCGGTGGAGATGGACGACACCGGCTCAACCCGTATCGGTAAGTATGTGTTTAACCACGCGTTCCTGATCCCGGGAGTGGTCGCCATTTCACTTTGCGTGATCCTCGGCTTTATCATTGGCGGCGTGGTGCTGTAA
- the aspA gene encoding aspartate ammonia-lyase: MLNNIRIEEDLLGTREVPADAYYGVHTLRAIENFYISNSKISDIPEFVRGMVMVKKAAALANKELQTIPKSAANAIIAACDEVLNNGKCMDQFPVDVYQGGAGTSVNMNTNEVLANIGLELMGHQKGEYQYLNPNDHVNKCQSTNDAYPTGFRIAVYASVVKLVDAINQLGDGFQRKAVEFQDILKMGRTQLQDAVPMTLGQEFHAFNVLLNEETKNLLRTSELLLEVNLGATAIGTRLNTPDGYQQLAVQKLAEVSNLPVVPAEDLIEATSDCGAYVMVHSALKRLAVKLSKICNDLRLLSSGPRAGLNEINLPELQAGSSIMPAKVNPVVPEVVNQVCFKVIGNDTTVTMASEAGQLQLNVMEPVIGQAMFESIHILTNACYNLLEKCINGITANKEVCEGYVYNSIGIVTYLNPFIGHHNGDIVGKICAETGKSVREVVLERGLLTEAELDDIFSAQNLMHPAYKAKRYTDESEQ, from the coding sequence ATGTTAAACAACATTCGTATCGAAGAAGACTTGTTGGGTACCAGGGAAGTTCCAGCGGATGCCTACTACGGTGTTCACACTCTGAGAGCGATTGAAAACTTCTACATCAGCAACAGCAAAATCAGCGACATCCCTGAGTTTGTCCGTGGCATGGTGATGGTGAAGAAAGCCGCAGCCCTGGCCAACAAAGAGCTGCAAACCATTCCTAAAAGCGCGGCAAATGCGATTATCGCAGCCTGCGATGAAGTGCTGAACAACGGCAAATGCATGGACCAGTTCCCGGTTGACGTCTATCAGGGCGGCGCGGGCACCTCCGTCAACATGAATACCAACGAAGTACTGGCAAACATTGGCCTGGAGCTGATGGGTCACCAGAAAGGTGAATACCAGTACCTTAACCCGAACGACCACGTTAACAAATGCCAGTCCACCAACGACGCTTACCCTACCGGCTTCCGTATCGCGGTGTATGCCTCTGTAGTGAAACTGGTGGATGCGATCAACCAACTGGGTGATGGCTTCCAGCGTAAAGCGGTTGAGTTCCAGGACATCCTGAAAATGGGTCGTACCCAGCTGCAGGACGCGGTGCCTATGACCCTCGGCCAGGAATTCCACGCGTTTAACGTGCTGCTTAACGAAGAGACCAAAAACCTGCTGCGCACCTCCGAGCTGCTGCTGGAAGTGAACCTTGGCGCAACCGCCATCGGTACACGTCTGAACACCCCGGATGGCTATCAGCAGCTGGCGGTACAGAAGCTGGCTGAAGTCTCTAACCTGCCGGTTGTGCCTGCAGAAGACCTGATTGAAGCGACCTCCGACTGCGGCGCCTACGTCATGGTACACAGCGCGCTGAAACGTCTGGCAGTGAAATTGTCCAAAATCTGTAACGACCTGCGCCTGCTTTCCTCCGGTCCGCGCGCTGGCCTGAACGAAATCAACCTGCCAGAGCTGCAGGCGGGTTCGTCCATCATGCCGGCCAAGGTGAACCCGGTTGTGCCAGAAGTGGTGAATCAGGTTTGCTTCAAAGTCATCGGTAACGATACAACCGTGACCATGGCCTCTGAAGCGGGTCAGCTGCAGCTGAACGTGATGGAGCCAGTGATTGGCCAGGCGATGTTTGAATCTATCCACATCCTGACCAACGCCTGCTACAACCTGCTGGAAAAATGCATTAACGGCATCACAGCGAATAAAGAAGTCTGTGAGGGTTATGTCTATAACTCCATCGGGATCGTCACCTACCTCAACCCGTTCATCGGTCACCACAACGGTGACATCGTCGGTAAGATTTGCGCCGAAACCGGTAAGAGCGTACGTGAAGTGGTGCTGGAGCGCGGGCTGTTGACCGAAGCGGAGCTGGACGATATCTTCTCGGCCCAGAACCTGATGCACCCGGCATATAAAGCAAAACGATATACCGATGAAAGCGAACAGTAA
- a CDS encoding co-chaperone GroES, which yields MSIRPLHDRVIVKRKEVETKSAGGIVLTGSAAAKSTRGEIIAVGKGRILENGTVQPLDVKVGDIVIFNDGYGVKSEKIDNEEVLIMSESDILAIVEA from the coding sequence ATGAGTATTCGTCCGTTACATGATCGTGTGATCGTCAAACGTAAAGAAGTTGAAACCAAGTCTGCTGGCGGCATCGTTCTGACCGGTTCTGCAGCAGCCAAATCAACGCGTGGCGAAATCATCGCTGTCGGTAAGGGCCGCATCCTGGAAAACGGAACTGTGCAGCCGCTGGACGTTAAAGTTGGTGACATCGTAATTTTCAACGATGGCTACGGCGTGAAATCCGAGAAGATCGACAATGAAGAAGTGTTGATCATGTCCGAGAGCGACATTCTGGCAATTGTTGAAGCTTAA
- the yjeH gene encoding L-methionine/branched-chain amino acid transporter: MSGLKQELGLAQGVGLLSTSLLGTGVFAVPALAALVAGNNSLWAWPALIVLVFPIAIVFAILGRHFPSAGGVAHFVGLAFGPRLQRVTGWLFLSVIPVGLPAALHIATGFGQALFGWHNEQLLLAELGTLAIVWWVGSRGARSSANLQTLVAVLIVALIAAIWWAGDITIKEIPFPAVTDVDHSQLFAALSVMFWCFVGLEAFAHLASEFKQPERDFPRALMIGLLLAGTVYWACTVLVLHFHAFGADLAAAASLPGIVVNLFGVKALWIACVIGYLACFASLNIYIQSFARLVWSQALDKPENRLARLSKRQLPLNALNAVLGCCVLSTLCIYALKINLDALIVYANGIFIMIYLLCMLAGCRLLQGRYKTLAVIGGGLCLLLLAMVGWKSLYAIVMLAGLWLFLPKRDAHQ, translated from the coding sequence ATGAGTGGACTCAAGCAGGAGTTAGGGCTGGCGCAGGGCGTTGGCCTGCTCTCAACCTCCTTGTTAGGTACGGGCGTGTTTGCCGTACCGGCACTGGCGGCGCTGGTCGCGGGAAATAATAGCCTGTGGGCGTGGCCAGCGCTGATTGTACTGGTTTTCCCGATAGCCATTGTGTTTGCCATCCTGGGGCGGCATTTCCCCAGCGCGGGCGGCGTGGCGCACTTTGTCGGCCTGGCCTTTGGGCCGCGGCTGCAGCGTGTCACCGGCTGGCTGTTTCTCTCCGTCATTCCGGTTGGCCTTCCTGCGGCATTGCATATTGCGACCGGCTTTGGTCAGGCGCTGTTTGGCTGGCATAACGAGCAGTTATTGCTGGCAGAACTGGGCACGCTGGCTATCGTCTGGTGGGTGGGCTCTCGCGGAGCCCGCTCCAGCGCCAACCTGCAGACGCTGGTTGCGGTGCTGATTGTCGCGCTCATTGCCGCTATCTGGTGGGCGGGCGATATCACGATCAAGGAAATTCCCTTCCCGGCGGTGACAGACGTCGACCATTCACAGCTTTTCGCCGCGCTCTCCGTCATGTTCTGGTGTTTTGTGGGTCTGGAAGCCTTTGCCCATCTTGCCTCTGAATTTAAGCAGCCTGAGCGCGATTTCCCCCGGGCGCTGATGATAGGCCTGCTGCTGGCAGGTACGGTCTACTGGGCGTGTACCGTGCTGGTGTTGCACTTCCACGCGTTCGGCGCGGATCTCGCCGCCGCGGCATCGCTGCCGGGTATCGTGGTTAATCTGTTTGGCGTGAAGGCGCTGTGGATCGCCTGCGTCATCGGCTATCTGGCCTGTTTTGCCAGCCTGAATATTTATATCCAGAGCTTTGCCCGGCTGGTGTGGTCGCAGGCGCTCGACAAACCTGAAAATCGCCTCGCGCGCCTGTCTAAACGCCAGCTTCCGCTGAATGCCCTGAATGCCGTACTGGGCTGCTGCGTGTTGAGCACGCTGTGTATTTACGCACTGAAGATCAATCTGGACGCGCTGATCGTCTACGCCAACGGTATTTTCATTATGATCTACCTGCTGTGCATGCTGGCGGGATGTCGTTTGCTGCAAGGTCGCTATAAAACACTGGCGGTCATCGGGGGTGGGCTTTGCCTGCTGTTGCTGGCGATGGTGGGATGGAAGAGTCTGTACGCGATTGTCATGCTGGCAGGACTGTGGCTGTTTTTACCAAAGCGCGATGCGCACCAGTAG
- the groL gene encoding chaperonin GroEL (60 kDa chaperone family; promotes refolding of misfolded polypeptides especially under stressful conditions; forms two stacked rings of heptamers to form a barrel-shaped 14mer; ends can be capped by GroES; misfolded proteins enter the barrel where they are refolded when GroES binds), which translates to MAAKDVKFGNDARVKMLRGVNVLADAVKVTLGPKGRNVVLDKSFGAPTITKDGVSVAREIELEDKFENMGAQMVKEVASKANDAAGDGTTTATVLAQAIITEGLKAVAAGMNPMDLKRGIDKAVASAVEELKALSVPCSDSKAIAQVGTISANSDETVGKLIAEAMDKVGKEGVITVEDGTGLEDELDVVEGMQFDRGYLSPYFINKPETGAVELESPFILLADKKISNIREMLPVLEAVAKAGKPLVIIAEDVEGEALATLVVNTMRGIVKVAAVKAPGFGDRRKAMLQDIATLTGGTVISEEIGMELEKATLEDLGQAKRVVINKDTTTIIDGVGEEAAIQGRVGQIRKQIEEATSDYDREKLQERVAKLAGGVAVIKVGAATEVEMKEKKARVDDALHATRAAVEEGVVAGGGVALVRVAAKLAGLTAQNEDQNVGIKVALRAMEAPLRQIVSNAGEEPSVVANNVKAGEGNYGYNAATEEYGNMIDFGILDPTKVTRSALQYAASVAGLMITTECMVTDLPKGDAPDLGAAGMGGMGGMGGMM; encoded by the coding sequence ATGGCAGCTAAAGACGTAAAATTCGGTAACGACGCTCGTGTAAAAATGCTCCGCGGCGTAAACGTACTGGCAGATGCAGTTAAAGTGACCCTGGGCCCGAAAGGCCGTAACGTAGTGCTGGATAAATCCTTCGGCGCGCCAACCATCACCAAAGATGGTGTTTCTGTAGCACGTGAAATCGAGCTGGAAGACAAGTTCGAAAACATGGGCGCGCAGATGGTGAAAGAAGTTGCCTCTAAAGCGAACGACGCTGCAGGCGACGGTACCACCACCGCGACCGTTCTGGCGCAGGCTATCATCACTGAAGGTCTGAAAGCCGTTGCTGCGGGCATGAACCCAATGGATCTGAAACGTGGTATCGACAAAGCTGTCGCCTCCGCTGTTGAAGAACTGAAAGCGCTGTCCGTACCGTGCTCTGACTCTAAAGCCATTGCTCAGGTTGGTACCATCTCCGCTAACTCCGACGAAACCGTAGGTAAACTGATCGCAGAAGCGATGGATAAAGTCGGTAAAGAAGGCGTGATCACCGTTGAAGACGGTACCGGTCTGGAAGACGAACTGGACGTGGTTGAAGGTATGCAGTTCGACCGCGGTTACCTGTCCCCATACTTCATCAACAAGCCAGAGACTGGCGCTGTTGAGCTGGAAAGCCCGTTCATCCTGCTGGCTGACAAGAAAATCTCCAACATCCGCGAAATGCTGCCAGTGCTGGAAGCCGTTGCTAAAGCAGGCAAACCGCTGGTTATCATCGCTGAAGACGTTGAAGGCGAAGCGCTGGCAACTCTGGTGGTTAACACCATGCGCGGCATCGTGAAAGTGGCTGCGGTTAAAGCACCTGGCTTCGGCGATCGCCGTAAAGCCATGCTGCAGGATATCGCTACCCTGACCGGCGGTACCGTGATCTCTGAAGAGATCGGTATGGAGCTGGAAAAAGCGACCCTGGAAGACCTGGGCCAGGCGAAACGCGTTGTGATCAACAAAGACACCACCACCATCATTGATGGCGTGGGTGAAGAAGCTGCTATTCAGGGCCGCGTGGGTCAGATCCGTAAGCAGATCGAAGAAGCGACTTCCGATTACGACCGTGAAAAACTGCAGGAGCGCGTAGCGAAACTGGCTGGCGGCGTTGCGGTAATCAAAGTTGGTGCTGCGACCGAAGTTGAAATGAAAGAGAAAAAAGCACGCGTTGACGATGCCCTGCACGCGACCCGTGCTGCGGTAGAAGAAGGCGTGGTTGCGGGTGGTGGCGTTGCGCTGGTGCGCGTGGCCGCTAAACTGGCTGGCCTGACCGCTCAGAACGAAGATCAGAACGTGGGTATCAAAGTTGCGCTGCGCGCAATGGAAGCGCCTCTGCGTCAGATCGTGTCCAACGCCGGTGAAGAGCCATCTGTTGTGGCGAACAACGTTAAAGCGGGCGAAGGTAACTACGGTTACAACGCGGCAACCGAAGAATACGGCAATATGATCGACTTCGGTATCCTGGACCCAACTAAAGTAACCCGTTCTGCTCTGCAGTATGCGGCCTCTGTTGCTGGTCTGATGATCACCACCGAGTGCATGGTGACCGACCTGCCAAAAGGCGATGCGCCTGACTTAGGTGCTGCTGGTATGGGCGGCATGGGCGGAATGGGCGGCATGATGTAA